CCTTTTATTCTCTTTACTTTAACACTATTCCCCATTAAATTGATCAGATCATTAAAAGGAAGAGGTAAATGTCAAAACTAGGTGTTGGTAAGGAAATTGTAACATATTGTAGCAAATGTAAACTCGATCTTGCTCATTTAATCGTAGCAATGAAAGATACAGAAACTCCACATAAAGTTCTGTGTAATACATGTAAGTCAACTCACGCATACAAAGCTAAAAAAGTAGCTTCTCCAAGTGCTGCTCGTAAGAAGGCAGGAACTAGAAAGAAGCGTGTTTCTACTGAAGATAAAATTATCAACATTTGGGAAGATGCAATGGCAAAGCTTGATGGTGATCCAATCAAGTACAATATTCGCCAAAAATTTGAAATTGGTGATGTTATCGGCCACCCAACTTTTGGCCCTGGTTTAGTTGAAAAAAACCTGGATGCCAATAAGATCGAAGTCGTTTTCCGCGGCACAATCAAAGTTCTCATGCATAACAAATAAAAAAAGAGGCTGATAGCCTCTTTTTTTATTTGTGCGCCCCATTTTGGTGCACATACTATTCGAGAGAAAGACCTTTAGGTCTTTCGGTTCGCCACAGGCGCTACAAAAAAGAGACCATTGGTCTCTTTTTTATTTGTGCGCCCTACGCAAAAAAGCCTCCAATACTGGAGGCTTTCGCATATCTCTCAATGTTTTGCTAACTTTCACTTCGTGAAAGTGTCGCTCTTACTTTGCGTTAACTTTCCCATTGGCCTAGAGGCAACAAAGCCTGCATAAACGCAGGCTTGTTGAATTGATTATTTATTTCATTGCAATGAGGCCTACTACCGCATCAAATCTTGCTTACGCAAGATGCTGCGGCTAGTTCATTCCCCAATTCATTCCAGCGCCACCTTGGACACCAATACTGAATTGACCATTAAGTGCTCCACCGGCCATTGAGCCGTAATTTACACCAGAGTTATACATTCCAGAGTAATTATTAGCATAGATATTCTGCTGAGCATTTTGTAAATTTCTATAAAGGGCCTGATTTGCATACATTGCAGTTGCTTGGTTCTGGTAGTTACCTTGAGCAACAGCTTGTCCCTGTAGTCCATTAATATAGCTTTGGAATTGTTGTGTTTGGTATGCAGAGTTTCCTCCACCATTAACACCCCAGTTTCCATTAGCACCCCAGCCACCGCCAGCGTTACCATTTAGACCCCAGCTTGTTCCACCGTTGACTCCCCAGCCACCGTTGTTTCCAGCGCCCCAGTTACCATTACCTCCGCCGGCCCAGCCGCCATTAACGCCCCAGCCACCATTGATATTTCCGTTTCCACCAGGGTATGTATTTCCACATGAACAAGGAGCAGAGATACACATACAAGCTGCGTTTCCGCCTCCATTTCCACCCCAGTTTCCACCAGTGTTAATTCCCCAGTTTCCGTTACCACCGGCTCCTGGATATTGTCCTGGTGCTGGATAAGTTGGATAAACTCCACCGTTTCCACCCCAGTTTCCGCCTCCATTGACGCCCCAGCCTCCGCCAGCAACACCACCTGGATACATTCCTGGATAACCTCCAGCTCCAGCACCGCCGTTAATACCCCAACCTAAGTTGAATCCTGCATTAACACCTGCTCCTGGATACATTCCCATTCCAGAACCTGGGTACATTCCCCACGCTCCTCCTGAGTTCATTCCCGGATAAGCACCGATTCCAATATTAAGTCCAAAGCCTGCTCCGGCCCCAGCTCCTGGGTAACCAGACATTCCTGGATACATTCCAACACCCATTCCGTTGCCCATTCCCATTCCGAAATTAGCACCAAAACCTGAGCCGAAACCAGATCCAAATCCAGCTCCATATGGGTAGCCACCCATGCCCATACCTGCACCCATTCCAAATCCTGGATACATACCACCGTAAATATTTCCGCCAGGGTACATTCCTGGGTATCCACCCATTCCCATACCACCATTCATTCCGACACCGCCATTAATACCGATTCCGAAACCTGCGTTACCACCTGTAAGAAGTCCAGCAAGAGCTGATCCTGCAAGAGATCCCAGTGGATTCATATAAACATTTGCTTGGTAACCGCCACCAAAGCCGTTACCCATTCCACCCATTCCAGGGTATCCACCCATGCCAAATCCACCACCGCCGTAGATTCCGCCACCGAAGTTTGGTCCGGCCATTCCACCAAGGAAGCCACCTGTGTAACCTTGACCTTGCCAGCCATTTCCTACACCACCAAACATTCCACCAGTAAGTCCAAGACCACCAGCATATGCACCATAACCGTAACCATTACATGAATTGAGCATATTAGATTGCTCATCTGGAAGGATTGGGTTTGCCCCTCTTTCTAGGTTGTAGTTATGATATGAGTCGATTGAGCCATGACATGACTTAATTCCGTTTTCAAAAGAATTTGCCCACGCTTCTTGTGAATCAGCAGCGTGTTTTGATTGAAAATAAACACTTCCCATAGCAGCAAGAGAAGGGATTGCAACTTTAGCGACTTCGGCCCACTCGTTTCTTTCTGGTAGTTTAGGTAAACATTCCACACAGAAGTCACCGTTGTCTGAACCACCTCGAGAAGCTCTGGTTACACATGCCGCTGCATCATCTTCATAGCCATTGTCTCTTAAGTAGATACAATCGCTGATATCGATTTCAGCATATGTGTTGAACATCAGTGCTGCTAACAAGATGCTCTTTGCGCTAATAAGTCTTAACTTCATAGTTTTCTCCATAAAAACTTTAACAATCCTCATCTTCTTAACGACAGAATATGAATAAAACTTAAGCATTACGGCGACTTTTTTTATAAACTACTGATTTAACTGATTAATATTACGTTTACGAAGACAAAAAGACAGGCTAAATTGTCGGGTATGAGTAATACATTTTGGTGGATCCTTCTCATTTGCGTCTTAATTTTTGCCACTTATGCTGCCTTTGTTATTAAAGGTGAAAAGGAAGTGGCCCTAAAAGATGCTATCCCCTTCCCATTTTTTGGATTAGAAATTCCCGTACCACCTTGGTGGACACTAACAACTAACGAAGATGAATTAAAAATATTTGAAAGAACTGACACACGCTACGAGTGGCAGTCGCGCTTTAGTTTTTCAAGAGAAGAATACAAAGACCTGCAAGATGCTTTTGAACAACTTGCAATTAAAAATCAACTTGTCTTCGATAAAGACACTTCCATTATTCATGAACCAACTTCCTTTAAAGAGCTACTAGACCAAGGGATCGAAACTCTTAGGGTGGAAGGAACCGCAACCAAAGCTCACGAGCTTCGTGTCTACTACGATGCTGCCTTATTAAAAGTTGATGATGGGATTGTGATATTAGAAAGTGAAAGCTCGGTTTTAAATGGTCTACTTGAGGGACCGTTTTTTGAGCAAGCGCTACATCACATCAAAAAACAGAAATAAAAAAGGCTCCTTTCGGAGCCTTTCTAATATTAACGACTTCTAAAAGTTCTAATATTTTGTACTAGGAAGTTGTGAATCTCTTCATCCGTTCCGAAAACGTCGTCGATGAATTCACAGCCAATTAAGAATCTTGTCATTCTCTTTGCAATATTATGAAGAGACTCTACTAAGTAAAGGCCACCAATATTCTCACCACTAAAAGACTTAATGATTTCTTTACGAGCGTGATTGAACATTTCAGACTCAGTTACATCTTCAGGCATATTATCTACACCCATTTTCTCTTCAACTTCTTCAATTGCTTGGTCACGAATATCTTCGTCAGTTGCAAGCGCTACACCAAACTCAGTTGCCATTGCTTCGATAAGTTTCTCGCGATTTGCAATATCGAACTCAATAACACCTTTCTCTTTAAGTGTATTAATTGTATGACTCGCTAAATTTTCGAGTGTTTCAAAGTTTGTTCTCATTTAATGCTCCAAATATATAATCTTCTTAAGTTTAACGACTTGCAAGCGGTGAAGCAAGGCAAATAATGTAAGAAACTAATAAAATTCTAACGACATAGGACTACTTTCGACGCAGAAGCTTATTTAAGAAGCGCTGAATTAAAACGTAATCACCTAAGACACTTAGCGCAATAAGATAAGCTAATCCCCCTCCTAATGCACTTATACTAAATGCACCAAGGTTATCCACAGTAGAAAAAATATTCACTGGAAAAAAGGAACGTAAATAAGATGCTGTAAAAAAAGCAGCGACAGCGCATAAGCAAATTTTAAAAAATCTAATTGGAAAAAAGAATGTTAACTCTAAATTTAGCATGCGAAATAAAAGTACTGACTGAGTAACGATGATAAAGATCATTGAAACAGAAGTTCCCATTGCAAGAATTTTAAAGCCATAAGTTTCGACAAGTGAAATACAAAAAATAATATTAATAAGTACTGCAATTGAAGAAATCGTTACAGGAATCTTTGGCCTATCCAATGTATAAAAACTCGGTGAGAAGACCTTATATAGGCCATAAAAAGGTAGACCAATCAGATAAGCATAAAGGGCCTCCGTTACCATCTTAGTATCATCTAGCCCAAATGCTCCTCTTTGAAATGAGATTGCAACAGTATCTTGAGCAAGAGCAAACATCAGGGCCATGGCCGGCATAAGTACAAAGAGACTAGTTATATAGCTTGTTTGTAGAGCTTTTTTTGCATCTTCTTCATTTCCACTTCTCCACAACTCAGAAAAATAAACGAGATTTGAGTTTCCAATTGAAACCCCTAGGATTCCTACAGGAAATTGAAAGAGGCGAAAAGCATATTGAAGCCATGAGACGGCACCGATAACAGTACCTGTAGCTAAAAATGTTGAAACAAGTAAATTGATTTGCGTTGCTGCAACACCAATTGTTCCAATACTCATACGCTTTAAAATTTCTTTTACATCTTTTGAGAAGATATCAATTTTTTCAACCTTAAATAAACCCTTGCTCACAAGCATTGGTAGTTGGATGGCCATTTGAACAAAGCCACCGACTAAGACACCGATCCCAAGAGAGACAATTGGATGAAGATTTCTTGCTTCTAAATACTTTGGCAATGAAACCATCGAGATAATCATGATGATATTAAAGAAAGCTGGTGCCATCGCAGGCGCAAAGAACATGCGATAAGTATTTAAAACTCCCATAAATAAGGCAGCAACAGAAACAAAGGCCAAAAAAGGAGACATCATACGAGTTAAGAGAATCGACATCTCAAAGCGATTGGCATCACTTGTGAAAAGCTCATTTGTTAGAAGCTGAATTAATTCAGGAGCGAAAATAAAAATAAGCCCACAGATTAAGGCTGTCACACTGAAGAGAACAATGGCCATTGACCATAATAAAGTTCTGGCGTGCTTATCCCCGTCGACTTTTGCACTGGTAAAAATTGGCACAAAAGCAGCTGAAAAGGCTCCTTCAGCAAAGAGGTCTCTAAGCATATTGGGAATTCGAAAAGCAATCTGATAGGCATCTGTTAAACCTGAAGCACCAAATAATTTGGCCATCAAAATCTCACGAGCAAAGCCCAGAACGCGACTTGAGAGAGTCGCCATGGCCATTTTTATAGAAGATAATAAAAAATTCTTTCGGTGTTCAGTTGTCATTACAATATTTTGCACCACCCTCTATGACTTAACAAGTTGCCAATGAATGCAATATTTTCTAATCTTGTGGCCATGAGAACAGACATGGAAAAGACAATTAATCATATCAGCACAAAGAGTGCTGTGAACTGGGATGAATACTTCATGCTTCAGGCCATTATGGCCAGCTACAAAAGCAAGGACCCGGCCACTAAAGTGGGATGTGTTTTTGTTGATGATAATAATCATCAAATAACTTTTGGTTACAACGGATTTGTTGCAGGGATTGATGAGTCGAAACTTCCATGGGGAAAAGAGAGAACAGTACCTCTTGAGCATCAAAAATATGGCTACGTTGTTCATGCGGAAGCAAATGCTATTCTTCACTCTAACCGTCCACTCGCTAATACAACTTGCTACGTGACACTCTTTCCATGTCATGAATGTGCCAAGCTACTTGCCTCTTCAAAGATCAAAGAAGTCGTATACTTACAAGATAAGCATGCTGGATCAGAAACAAATCGCATCGCTCGTCGCATCTTTGACCTGACGGGAGTCACTTATCGTCAGCTTGAACTTGGAGAACATGTTCTAGACTCACTCATAGCACACTTTACAGACGCCTTTTACCGCGACTAGAACGTTGCACAATTTTCAGTAAATCCCTAGACAAGTTTGACTAATGAAACTATAGTAAGCCCGTTCAGACAAATGGAGAATACTATGGTTTTATCGAAGGCAAAGAAAGGCGCAAGCGTAAAGATACTATCTTTTAGCAACGAGCTTAAGCACAAAACAATAATGACTGGTTTAGGTATCCTACCTGGTGATTCAGTTTATATTGTTGCTCCTTCATTTCTTGGCTCTCCTTTAACTCTAAGATTAACAGATGGTGAAACAGTTGCTCTTCGTCTAAGTGAAGCAAGCTTCATTAACGTAGAGGAAATGCAATAATGAAAAAGACGCTACTTATAGGGCCAGCAAACTCTGGAAAATCTGCCATCTTCAATATGCTCTCAGGAGCAAATAGAAAAGTTGCAAATTACAATGGTATTACTGTTGATACTGCAACAGCGGGACTTATTTCAAACTCTCGCCATGAAGAACAGCTTGCTATTGTCGACCTTCCAGGGATCTATTCTCTAGTTCCTTCATCAATTGATGAGGCCGTTACAACTTCAACTCTAATTGGAAGAAATAACCAAGTAACAGAGTTTCACGATGTTGTTTGCGTTGTGGACTGTGCACGTCTAGACTCTTCTCTTTCATTAACTCTTGCTATGAAGGATCTCTTTGGTGGAAAGATAAAAGTTATCTTTAATAAGATTGATCTTGATATCGCAAAGAATTATGACTTTGATAAAATTGGTCAGCACCTTGGTGTTCCCTATTTAAAGTTTTCAACAATGAGAGATAGCAGTGCCACTGTCGATCAATTCATAAGAGAAAATGCATCAGCTTCTGTATTAACTCCAGTTAATAAAATTCAACTTTCAAATGAATCAACAGAGTATAATCCTTTTAGTGTTAACTTTGAGGAAGAAGAACATATTCAACTAGAAAATGAAGTTGCAGCTCTTTCAAATATTGAAAAGTATCAAAGAGAAGCACGTGATCTAAAAGCATCATATGCAATAGGAAAGAATAAAGGACTAATTCAATTATCAAATAAAATTGACCATATTGTTCTTCATCCAATTCTAGGTGGAGTTATCTTCCTGGCCGTTTTCTATTTAATCTTTCACTCAATCTATACTTGGTCAGGTCCAGCAATGGATCTCATCGATGGTGGCGTGGGAGCTTTTGGTGAATACGTAAGTTCAATACTTCCTCCAGGCATGCTCAATAGCTTTATTGTTGATGGTGTTATCGCTGGAGTTGGTGGGGTTATTATCTTCCTACCACAGATTATGATCCTCTTCTTCTTACTAAGCCTTTTAGAACAAAGTGGATATATTTCTCGTGCTTCAATTATTACTGACCGTGCAATGTCATACTTTGGACTAAATGGAAAAGCATTCCTTCCTTACCTTTCTGGATTTGCTTGTTCTGTACCTGCAATTATGGCAACGAGAACAATCTCAGATAAGAAAGAACGTCTTGCAACACTTATGACGATTCCTCTTATTACTTGTTCAGCAAGACTACCTGTTTATATTCTTTTAATCGGAACTTTTGTTCCAGAGAAAACAATATTTGGAATCTTCAATTCACAGGCACTTTCGTTCTTCTTCCTATATTTCCTAGGAAGTTTTGTGGCCTTAATTATTGCAAAGATATTTAGACTAACTCTTTATAAAGGTAGTACGACTTCATTTATTATTGAACTGCCACTCTATCAACTTCCAACTTTTAAGCCGGCTTTTAAGGCCATGACTTTTAAGGGAAAGGTTTTCTTAAAGAAGGCCGGAACAATTATCTTAGGTCTTTCGATGGTAATTTGGTTTCTTTCAACATTTCCAAAACCAGCGGAACAACTACTTGTTGGAAAAACTGATGCAGAAGCTGCTTCGATCTCACTTGAGCATTCAACGATTGGGCAATTTGGAAAACTAATTGAGCCAGTAATTAAGCCTCTTGGATATAATTGGAAAATGGGTGTCGGTATTACTGTTGCTATGGGGGCCAGAGAATTATTTGTTTCTACACTTGGAACAATCTATGCTCTTGGTGATGTAGATGAAGAGTCCACAACTCTTAGACAGCGCCTACAATCAGAGATCGATCCAGTCACTAATAAACCAGTTTTTAATACGGCCGTAGCTTGGTCACTATTAATCTTCTTTGCCTTTGCCATGCAGTGTATTTCAACACTTGGTATTGTAAAAAGAGAAACAGACGGTTGGGGACATGTCTTTCTTATGTTTGGTTACATGACAGTTCTGGCCTACGGTGGCGCATTCATCACATATCACATTTTAATTTAATTACATTCATATATTCTCACGGCATCGGATAATAAAATTCCGATGTCCAGAGGATCTCTTTCCAATATAACTGAAACCATTGTATCTGGTTCAACACTTTGTTTGCCAAGTGGATACCAACCACCTTTTCCTGATTTCATATTATAATTGATTAACCTTGAGAAGATCTCTATATCCTCTTGAAAAACAGTCACTTTAGCATTGGAGAGACCGCCAATAGTTGTCACTCGATAAATATCAATACAGTAATTTCTATTTTTAGGAATGAAGCTATAAATAGCGTATGCGTATTCATCCTCACTCATTCGCACCGTGCTTTCTTGATAGCCTTTAAGATTACTCTCCTGCCAATCTCCATATTCACGATACCCATCATTACTAGTAAATGATTTTTCATCCATTCCTTTGGCAAAGATCACCGCTTCTTTATTCACGTTAACATATTTTCTTCCCTGACAATCTTCATTCTCTTCTAGACGAGAGAAACGAACTTCATCAGCTCGTAATTTCTTGAGATCTTCAATACCTTTATAAACAATGACCTTAGCTTCTTGTTCATTAGTAAATGTAAACTCGCCAAGAGGATACCAGCCTTTGCGATCCGTCGGTAATGACATATTCACGCTGGCCACTCCAATTTGTTCAGTACCATCAAAAATATCCACAAATGCACTTTCGGTTGCATCAGGAGATGTTACTCGATAAAGCCATATACAATAAGTCGAATCACCTAGTTGATCTGTTAGATAAATACTTTGTGCCGTTGGGTCTACTGAATAGCGAGAAATACTGCCTCCGGAGCCACGAAGTTCATCCTGAAACCATGCTCCTTCCTGAATAAAGCCATCTGTATCCTCTTTAGAATTATCATTTGTAATGTCAAAGTAATTTCCAATAGTGAGGCTTTCAACACCTTCAACATAGGTACTGGCCGGAGAGCGATCAACTGCCATTGCACCTTCATTAGTTTTCACAACTTCTGAACTTGTTGTTCTAAGATTATGTCCTCTGCCAAGACAAGCGATGAGAACAATCAATGAAATTGGAATAAGAGAATAAGTGAACAATTTTCTAAATTTTGACATATGTGCCTCTGTAGCGTTGTTCTACACACATCTTATCAGCTATTTAGAAAAATTCTAAAATGAAGTTCAGTAAAGATACTCAAGAATTTTTAAGATCACAATATTGTCTGATAGATCTCGTAACTTTCATCATCAAAGCAACAAAATATCACATCATCAAAAGAATCGATTCCATCAAAACTCTTTACAGCAGAAGTTGCTGTAATGGCCGCTTCAATCTTAGGGTAACCAAAGATTCCTGTAGAGATACATGGAAAAGCAATGGACTTACACTCATTTTCTTGGGCAAGTGAGAGTGCATAGATATAACATTTTTCAAGTAGTGCTGATTCACCGTTATTGCCACCTTCCCATTTAGGACCGACAGCGTGGATGATAAACTCAGCAGGAATATTAAATGCCTTTGTTAAGCGGGCCTCGCCTACAGGGCAACCTCCCATTTCACTTAATTCCTTTTCTAACTCCTCACCACAGGCTGCATGAATAGCGCCATCAACACCACCACCGGCCTTGAGTTCAGAGTTTGCGGCATTAACAATAACGTCCACATCTAGAGTTGTAATATCGGCTTTAATAACTTGAATATTTTTCATAAGAGATTTCTAGCATGAATAAAATTAGATTTCATCGTAAAACTTCAAAATTGTACGAGCATACCAATATTTACGATCCCCTGGCTCCCCATTATAGTCCACTAACGCTTGATAATAATTATCCATTAGGTCTTGCTCATAATTCTTGGCCAAAAAGACCTTTAAAAGAATCATGCCGTAGACGATAGAAAGCTGAACATCTTCTAAGAATAATTCTTTCTGATTACTCCAGCCACGCTCTCTCAACCAAAGCTGCTGCCACTGATCAGTGCAATTTCCAATAATATCGTTTAAATAATTAGTATTGCGAGAATTCGCATATCGCGGGCCTCTCTCCCCTAGTTGATCAGAGACTTCTTGGGCACCAATAGAAGTAAATTGTGTTAATCCCACTGCTCCGGTGTGGGAAATGGCCGTCATATCAAAATTTGACTCCATTCTCATGAGGGCCACAAAAAGCTTTGCATCCACTTTAAAACACTCAGCAAGAGTGATCGTTTCATAAGCAATCTGAATCACTTGCTCAGTGGGAACTGCTGGATTTTCAGAAAGCATATAAGTGAGAAAATCATTAGGATTGTATTGTTTCTCAATTCGGTAATCCTTAATTAGCTTATCGTGGTCCACGAAGTATCCTTCTGGAATTGCGGCCACGGCACTTAGTGTTAATAGGCTTAATATAAGTATTTCTAATAATTTTCGCATTTAATAATTATTTCTAATGAAAAACTAAAAGGCAACTTACAAAAAGTTGCCAATAATAGGGTTACATGTAGTGGCTAGCGTTCTATAATCGCAGCACAACTAAGAAAACTTCAAAAAGCTATGGAGGCCTTTGTGAAACCATTTATTGTCGTATGTGACGGAATGGATGCTGACGTATTTGCATCATTACAAGCTGTAAGTGAATTTGACGTACATCCAAAAGCAAAATTAACTCAAGATGAGATTAAAGAACTTCTTCCAAAAGCAAGCGCTCTTGTTATCCGCTCTGCTACAAAGGTTCAAGAAGAATACTTAGAGCTAGCACCAAATCTTAAGTACGTTATTCGTGCTGGAGCTGGTACAGATAATATCGATAAAGTTAAATGTGGTGAGCGTGGGGTAAAAGTTTCTAACACTCCAGGTGCAAATAATAACTCGGCAGCAGAGCACGCCGTTGCTCTTATGATGACTGTTCTTAGACATACTGCTGCAGCAGATGCCACAATGAAAAACGGTGGTTGGGACAAATCAAAGTACACAGGAAATGAGCTAACAAATAAGAAAGTTGGTATCGTTGGTTTTGGTCAAATTGGAAAGATCGTTGCTAAAAGACTTCAAGGTTTTGAACCAGAAGTTAAATTCTTTGATCCATTTTGTGAATCAAGTGATCTAGCGTACGTATCAAAGGCCCAATCAGTAGAAGAAATTTTTGAAACTTGTGACATCATTACACTTCATACTCCTCTAATGGAAGAGACGAAAGGAATGATCAACAAGGACTTATTTAATAAAATGCAGTCTCATGCTATTTTAGTTAATGCTTCTCGCGGAGGAATTGTTAACGAGGAAGACCTTGTTAGTGCTCTTAAAGAAGGTAAGCTAAAAGCAGCTGGCTTTGATGTATTTGCAACAGAGCCACTTGAAGAAGACTCTCCCCTACGCCAAATCCCAAATCTCGTATTAACTCCTCACCTAGGTGCTGCAACAGATGAAGCACAATTAAGAGTTGGAGAAATGGCAGTAAATCAACTTAAAGAATACTTTTTAAATGATAATTTACTACACGAGGTTAAAGCTTAATTATGAAATCACTTGCGATTATTGGTTCTCAATGGGGAGATGAAGGAAAAGGTAAAATCACTGATCTACTTGGATTAAAATGCGATGTTGTTGTTCGCTACCAAGGAGGAAACAACGCTGGTCACACGATCATTGTTGGTGAAAAGAAAGTGGTACTACACTTGATTCCTTCAGGAATTTTACACGATCACTGTGTCTCAGTTATTGGCCATGGTGTTGTTCTAGATCCAGAAGCATTCTCTAAAGAAATAGAAAATGTTAAAAACTCTGGTCTAACTGTTACTCCTGAGAAACTTAAGATTTCTTCTAATACCTCTGTTATCACTTTTTATAACCGTCTTCTTGACGGGCAACGTGAAGCCAAAGGTCCAGTAAAGATTGGAACAACAGGAAAAGGAATTGGCCCAGCATATGAAGATAAGATTTCAAGAAAAGGGATCAAAGTAAAAGACCTTTTCGACAAAGAAGTTTTAACTGAAAAGCTAAAGGCAAACCTTTTAGAAAAAGAAACTCTTTTCACTAAATTATATGAGTGTGAATACCCAAGTGTTGAAGAAGAAGTAGAAAGACTTATGAGTCTTGCTAAAGAACTTGAACCATTTGTTTGCGATACATTTAGCTTCCTTGATGAAGCAAAGCGCGCTGGTAAGAAGATTCTTTTTGAAGGCGCACAAGGTGTTCTTCTTGATATCGACTTTGGTTCATATCCATTTGTTACATCATCTTCAACTGCTTATGCAGGAATTTACTCTGGAGCTGGACTTCCAGGTGGTACCGTTGAAGAAGTTCTAGGGATTACAAAAGCCTACACTACTAGAGTTGGAGAAGGTCCATTCCCTACTGAATTATTTGATCAAATGGGTGAAGATATTCAAACTAAAGGTGGAGAATTTGGAGCGACAACAGGACGTAAGAGAAGATGTGGATGGCTTGACCTTCCTCTTCTAAAATACTCTGTTAAATGCTCAAACTTAACTTCCATTGCGCTGACTAAGCTTGATGTTCTAAGTGAGATGGGACCACTTCAAGTTTGTACAGGATATGAGTACGAAGGACGTACAATCGATTGTGCCTATCCAGGAATTGATCTTTCAAAAGTTAAACCAATTCTTAAAGAAGTTGCTGGTTTTAACGATGACTTCAAAGGTGAGCTTTCAAAAGAAGTAAAAGATTATATCGCACTAATTGAAGAGGCGATTGAAATCCCAGTTGGAATCATTGCCTTCGGTCCAGAAAGATCTGAAATTAAATTTCTAAAAGAATACTTCTAATTAATCATTCAAAATAAGAAAGATTTTTGGCCT
This sequence is a window from Halobacteriovorax vibrionivorans. Protein-coding genes within it:
- the murJ gene encoding murein biosynthesis integral membrane protein MurJ, whose amino-acid sequence is MTTEHRKNFLLSSIKMAMATLSSRVLGFAREILMAKLFGASGLTDAYQIAFRIPNMLRDLFAEGAFSAAFVPIFTSAKVDGDKHARTLLWSMAIVLFSVTALICGLIFIFAPELIQLLTNELFTSDANRFEMSILLTRMMSPFLAFVSVAALFMGVLNTYRMFFAPAMAPAFFNIIMIISMVSLPKYLEARNLHPIVSLGIGVLVGGFVQMAIQLPMLVSKGLFKVEKIDIFSKDVKEILKRMSIGTIGVAATQINLLVSTFLATGTVIGAVSWLQYAFRLFQFPVGILGVSIGNSNLVYFSELWRSGNEEDAKKALQTSYITSLFVLMPAMALMFALAQDTVAISFQRGAFGLDDTKMVTEALYAYLIGLPFYGLYKVFSPSFYTLDRPKIPVTISSIAVLINIIFCISLVETYGFKILAMGTSVSMIFIIVTQSVLLFRMLNLELTFFFPIRFFKICLCAVAAFFTASYLRSFFPVNIFSTVDNLGAFSISALGGGLAYLIALSVLGDYVLIQRFLNKLLRRK
- a CDS encoding deoxycytidylate deaminase, whose amino-acid sequence is MNAIFSNLVAMRTDMEKTINHISTKSAVNWDEYFMLQAIMASYKSKDPATKVGCVFVDDNNHQITFGYNGFVAGIDESKLPWGKERTVPLEHQKYGYVVHAEANAILHSNRPLANTTCYVTLFPCHECAKLLASSKIKEVVYLQDKHAGSETNRIARRIFDLTGVTYRQLELGEHVLDSLIAHFTDAFYRD
- a CDS encoding FeoA family protein, giving the protein MVLSKAKKGASVKILSFSNELKHKTIMTGLGILPGDSVYIVAPSFLGSPLTLRLTDGETVALRLSEASFINVEEMQ
- the feoB gene encoding ferrous iron transport protein B; the protein is MKKTLLIGPANSGKSAIFNMLSGANRKVANYNGITVDTATAGLISNSRHEEQLAIVDLPGIYSLVPSSIDEAVTTSTLIGRNNQVTEFHDVVCVVDCARLDSSLSLTLAMKDLFGGKIKVIFNKIDLDIAKNYDFDKIGQHLGVPYLKFSTMRDSSATVDQFIRENASASVLTPVNKIQLSNESTEYNPFSVNFEEEEHIQLENEVAALSNIEKYQREARDLKASYAIGKNKGLIQLSNKIDHIVLHPILGGVIFLAVFYLIFHSIYTWSGPAMDLIDGGVGAFGEYVSSILPPGMLNSFIVDGVIAGVGGVIIFLPQIMILFFLLSLLEQSGYISRASIITDRAMSYFGLNGKAFLPYLSGFACSVPAIMATRTISDKKERLATLMTIPLITCSARLPVYILLIGTFVPEKTIFGIFNSQALSFFFLYFLGSFVALIIAKIFRLTLYKGSTTSFIIELPLYQLPTFKPAFKAMTFKGKVFLKKAGTIILGLSMVIWFLSTFPKPAEQLLVGKTDAEAASISLEHSTIGQFGKLIEPVIKPLGYNWKMGVGITVAMGARELFVSTLGTIYALGDVDEESTTLRQRLQSEIDPVTNKPVFNTAVAWSLLIFFAFAMQCISTLGIVKRETDGWGHVFLMFGYMTVLAYGGAFITYHILI
- a CDS encoding macro domain-containing protein → MKNIQVIKADITTLDVDVIVNAANSELKAGGGVDGAIHAACGEELEKELSEMGGCPVGEARLTKAFNIPAEFIIHAVGPKWEGGNNGESALLEKCYIYALSLAQENECKSIAFPCISTGIFGYPKIEAAITATSAVKSFDGIDSFDDVIFCCFDDESYEIYQTIL
- a CDS encoding transglycosylase SLT domain-containing protein is translated as MRKLLEILILSLLTLSAVAAIPEGYFVDHDKLIKDYRIEKQYNPNDFLTYMLSENPAVPTEQVIQIAYETITLAECFKVDAKLFVALMRMESNFDMTAISHTGAVGLTQFTSIGAQEVSDQLGERGPRYANSRNTNYLNDIIGNCTDQWQQLWLRERGWSNQKELFLEDVQLSIVYGMILLKVFLAKNYEQDLMDNYYQALVDYNGEPGDRKYWYARTILKFYDEI
- a CDS encoding hydroxyacid dehydrogenase, which translates into the protein MKPFIVVCDGMDADVFASLQAVSEFDVHPKAKLTQDEIKELLPKASALVIRSATKVQEEYLELAPNLKYVIRAGAGTDNIDKVKCGERGVKVSNTPGANNNSAAEHAVALMMTVLRHTAAADATMKNGGWDKSKYTGNELTNKKVGIVGFGQIGKIVAKRLQGFEPEVKFFDPFCESSDLAYVSKAQSVEEIFETCDIITLHTPLMEETKGMINKDLFNKMQSHAILVNASRGGIVNEEDLVSALKEGKLKAAGFDVFATEPLEEDSPLRQIPNLVLTPHLGAATDEAQLRVGEMAVNQLKEYFLNDNLLHEVKA